A window of Rhododendron vialii isolate Sample 1 chromosome 11a, ASM3025357v1 contains these coding sequences:
- the LOC131306959 gene encoding protein FAR-RED IMPAIRED RESPONSE 1-like, translating to MSPDSVPSAMPPNKECVEEEAVWSGYHEDEQEVWSSPSNKNCGEIDTSGVGKEATENCEDKVEESKEGMTFDTSEEAYSYYSRYAEGKGFAVAKRTSRKGKDGKLKDLTIACSRAGKTRVTTSNPAKPRPQSKINCQAHVTVVLHPNGKWRLNRIALVHNHDQSLGKARYLRSNRIEAGGPGKLPYIQKDCRNHVDKVRRSLLVEGDAQVMHNYFMKMKADNSDFFFVMDLDDEGVNHHGQSVLLGCGLISHEDTESFSWLFQTWKTCMWGCAPKAIITDQCMAMKNAIEDIFPNTRYRWCIWHIMKKIPEKLNGCNAYESISWCMRRAVYASLTIKQFEDAWDVFIKKYELQSNTWLEELYLERKRWVPAYLNDVF from the exons ATGTCGCCAGATTCTGTTCCATCGGCAATGCCTCCAAACAAAGAGTGTGTAGAAGAAGAAGCGGTATGGAGTGGATACCATGAAGACGAACAAGAGGTATGGAGTAGTCCTTCAAACAAAAATTGTGGTGAAATAGATACTAGCGGAGTTGGGAAGGAGGCAACAGAAAATTGTGAGGATAAAGTTGAAGAATCGAAAGAGGGAATGACCTTTGACACATCGGAGGAAGCTTATTCATATTACTCAAGATATGCTGAAGGAAAAGGATTTGCTGTGGCAAAAAGAACatcaagaaagggaaaagatggAAAGTTGAAGGATTTAACTATAGCATGCAGTCGTGCTGGAAAGACAAGGGTGACAACAAGCAACCCGGCCAAACCACGGCCAcaatcaaaaattaattgtcAAGCTCATGTTACCGTTGTGTTGCACCCGAATGGAAAGTGGAGGTTAAACCGGATTGCTTTAGTTCACAATCATGACCAGAGCTTGGGAAAGGCAAGGTATTTGAGGAGCAATAGG ATTGAGGCTGGGGGACCTGGTAAGCTTCCATATATCCAGAAAGATTGCCGAAATCATGTGGATAAAGTGCGCCGTTCATTACTTGTGGAAGGAGATGCTCAGGTGATGCACAATTATTTCATGAAGATGAAAGCCGACAATTCTGACTTCTTTTTTGTAATGGATTTGGATGATGAGG GTGTGAATCATCATGGCCAGTCTGTTTTATTGGGATGCGGGCTCATCTCTCATGAAGACACGGAGTCATTTTCGTGGTTATTTCAGACTTGGAAGACATGCATGTGGGGTTGTGCTCCGAAAGCAATTATTACCGACCAATGTATGGCAATGAAGAATGCTATAGAAGATATATTTCCTAACACTCGATATCGGTGGTGCATATGGCATATTATGAAAAAGATCCCggaaaagttgaatgggtgCAACGCATATGAGAGTATTAGTTGGTGTATGCGTAGGGCAGTTTATGCTTCACTTACCATAAAACAAtttgaggatgcttgggatGTGTTCATcaagaaatatgagcttcaaaGTAACACATGGTTAGAGGAGTTGTATTTGGAGAGGAAACGGTGGGTGCCTGCTTATTTGAACGATGTGTTTTGA
- the LOC131306960 gene encoding probable transcription factor At1g61730: MSPSSLGFRLLKLGHRDSCELFPDNGGGGGESPLDSEKELCHSLYPPNKPNFGWPKVEEKLKCEKGEEKRGVNGGGGDVREGDRTLQLMQQQLSQSPPPPEDQARLLITTDDKLAEDQENQNEKHYSEQTVVPESEDEEADKQTMRTPCVRKPTPAKKTTREPPHPHGSSYSDRGTDSDTHLGSRTTTSGFVIEPLASEPVDVVPPQPEKPTSCKRRLMPEFEKNAGELRDKKKAKVVEKKKSGVSAINRLWSEEDEVLILKGLMDFQSKKGSDPYPDMGEFYELIKQSLSVDASRNQFLDKIRKLKRKYSTNNAEKGERAIFSRPHEHKCFELSNKIWGDGGRKEDTGVDGNGKNVSARARKTQENRKEVALGEKAKELEKKWQIWHADEAALHLRREELIEEQKKLTLDAIKASKVVEQKIKIKASKEQGVLWDGITGSRFGGLFGNGI; encoded by the exons ATGTCGCCTTCTTCGCTAGGGTTTAGGCTTTTGAAACTCGGACACAGAGATTCGTGCGAGCTTTTTCCTGATAATGGCGGAGGTGGAGGAGAAAGCCCATTGGATTCCGAGAAAGAGCTTTGCCATTCTCTCTATCCACCCAACAAGCCCA ATTTTGGTTGGCCAAAGGTGGAGGAGAAGCTAAAGTGTGAAAagggagaagagaagagaggtGTGAATGGTGGAGGAGGAGACGTTCGAGAGGGTGACAGGACGTTACAATTAATG cagcagcagctgtCTCAGAGTCCACCTCCACCGGAAGACCAAGCGCGACTACTGATCACCACCGACGACAAACTAGCAGAAgatcaagaaaaccaaaatgaaaaacacTACTCCGAACAAACAGTAGTACCAGAATCTGAAGATGAAGAAGCCGATAAACAAACAATGAGGACACCCTGTGTTCGAAAACCCACTCCGGCGAAGAAAACAACAAGAGAACCCCCACATCCCCATGGCTCTTCGTACTCCGATCGAGGAACCGATTCGGATACCCATTTGGGCTCTCGGACGACCACCTCCGGTTTTGTCATCGAGCCCCTTGCTTCCGAGCCCGTGGACGTGGTTCCGCCCCAGCCCGAGAAACCCACCTCTTGTAAACGCCGCCTCATGCCGGAGTTTGAAAAGAATGCCGGTGAGTTGCGGGACAAAAAGAAGGCCAAGGTGGTTGAGAAGAAGAAGTCCGGTGTCAGTGCGATTAACCGGCTGTGGAGCGAGGAGGATGAGGTTCTTATACTCAAGGGACTGATGGACTTCCAGTCCAAGAAAGGGTCCGACCCATATCCGGATATGGGTGAGTTTTACGAACTTATCAAGCAATCGCTTAGTGTCGATGCTTCGAGAAATCAGTTCTTGGATAAGATTAGGAAGCTGAAGAGAAAGTACAGTACTAATAACGCCGAGAAAGGGGAGAGAGCTATTTTCTCGAGGCCCCATGAACACAAGTGCTTTGAACTTTCGAACAAGATATGGGGTGATGGAGGCCGAAAGGAGGATACTGGAGTTGATGGGAACGGGAAGAATGTGAGTGCAAGAGCTAGAAAGACTCAAGAAAATAGGAAAGAGGTTGCATTGGGAGAGAAGGCAAAGGAGCTGGAGAAGAAGTGGCAGATTTGGCATGCAGATGAAGCTGCTTTACATCTGAGGCGGGAGGAATTGATCGAGGAGCAGAAGAAGCTAACGTTGGATGCAATAAAGGCTTCAAAGGTTGTCgagcaaaagataaaaataaaggcTTCAAAGGAGCAAGGGGTTCTGTGGGATGGAATCACTGGGAGTAGATTCGGCGGGCTTTTTGGAAACGGAATTTAG
- the LOC131306743 gene encoding protein FAR-RED ELONGATED HYPOCOTYL 3-like — protein MSSTQRNENINAYFDGYVHSKTTLKQFVGQYENALGNKVESENQADVKSWNTFIPLMIEDELEKQFQSVYTHAKVKEFQKQFFDKIHCFCDKRAKVDGIVSEHEINEWVTYGEGEEKKRIQVAFTVDFSVETNETHCNCRLFESRGMMCKHQLFVWHQNGIERVPDKYVLRRQCKNVKRVHTKVRICYDKSSTSIEACRHDNMCNIFNEVADLAEESQEKYDMVMKRVHELKRELMEASFVCESNVVSVGDDTGTRKSSFSLGDGVISPKQSTNLLDPEGLRRKERPPCKRKIGVVEKVVKKKRQTSKKPLSNEKSNEVEEIAVSHHIGT, from the exons ATGTCATCCACACAAAGAAACGAGAATATAAATGCGTATTTTGATGGTTACGTTCATTCAAAAACGACCCTGAAACAATTTGTAGGACAATATGAAAATGCGTTGGGGAATAAGGTGGAAAGTGAAAATCAAGCAGATGTGAAAAGTTGGAACACTTTCATCCCGTTAATGATTGAAGATGAGTTGGAGAAGCAATTTCAAAGTGTTTATACGCATGCAAAGGTTAAGGAGTTTCAGAAACAATTTTTCGATAAAATTCACTGTTTCTGTGATAAGCGGGCAAAAGTTGATGGTATCGTGTCCGAACATGAGATAAATGAATGGGTTACATATGgcgaaggagaagagaaaaagaggattCAAGTGGCATTTACTGTTGATTTCAGTGTTGAAACCAATGAAACACATTGTAATTGTCGATTGTTCGAGTCTAGAGGAATGATGTGTAAACATCAACTATTTGTGTGGCATCAAAACGGAATTGAAAGAGTGCCTGACAAGTATGTGTTGAGAAGACAATGTAAAAATGTGAAAAGGGTCCACACAAAAGTTCGAATCTGTTACGATAAGTCATCAACGTCAATTGAAGCATGTCGTCATGACAACATGTGCAATATCTTTAATGAAGTTGCTGATTTAGCGGAAGAATCCCAAGAGAAGTATGATATGGTGATGAAACGGGTACACGAACTAAAACGAGAGTTGATGGAAGCTTCGTTTGTTTGTGAAAGTAATGTGGTTTCAGTTGGTGATGACACGGGTACTCGCAAAAGTTCTTTTTCACTTGGAGATGGAGTTATATCTCCTAAACAAAGCACGAACTTACTTGACCCGGAAGGTCTTCGACGAAAAGAGAGACCGCCGTGCAAAAGAAAGATCGGTGTTGTGGAAAAAgttgttaaaaagaaaagacaaacatCTAAGAAGCCATTGTCCAACGAAAAATCCAAT GAGGTTGAGGAGATTGCAGTTAGCCACCATATCGGGACATAA